In a genomic window of Polycladomyces abyssicola:
- the rpoE gene encoding DNA-directed RNA polymerase subunit delta, giving the protein MSGKLASLTPEEIRETAMVDLVYELLYEKGEPMLYRDLYQEVARLKGFTEEEMTRYIAQLYTEINIDGRFICVGKSLWGLKKWYPTEQATDSAVQANVKDDFDEDLEEDLFEEEEDELFDDENLDEDDVFDDEEYEELDEEEVEEAEEEDEDLI; this is encoded by the coding sequence ATGAGCGGGAAACTAGCTTCCTTGACACCCGAAGAAATCCGAGAGACGGCGATGGTCGATCTCGTTTACGAGTTGTTGTACGAAAAGGGCGAACCGATGCTGTACCGTGATCTTTATCAGGAAGTGGCCCGGTTGAAAGGGTTCACGGAAGAGGAGATGACGCGCTATATCGCGCAATTATACACCGAGATCAATATCGATGGCCGGTTTATCTGTGTTGGCAAAAGCTTGTGGGGTCTGAAAAAATGGTATCCCACCGAACAGGCCACCGATTCCGCCGTTCAGGCCAATGTGAAAGACGACTTTGACGAAGATCTGGAAGAGGATCTGTTTGAAGAGGAAGAGGATGAACTGTTCGACGACGAAAATCTGGATGAAGACGATGTTTTCGACGACGAGGAATATGAAGAACTTGATGAGGAAGAGGTAGAAGAAGCGGAGGAAGAAGACGAAGACCTGATATGA